Proteins from one Oryza sativa Japonica Group chromosome 12, ASM3414082v1 genomic window:
- the LOC107276434 gene encoding uncharacterized protein, translating to MDEVGRERDPTGARTALRIVREAFAETRGKRWRLLLVAFVMLCVNFVLMILWVKMASQQAVNLDALRPFYEVEENSTKSAAAGSGEGKELASPLWELDVAGELLWDVSTVMAIFLFSKAMFFLQGGGQHRRGIRSLLKECLSVAVAIVVWEVMGNFVLGTLQANGFQDLSRKFDAAFGYGYLLTAVVISQEDVHNFRAVERAWELAGQKLKNVYVVGVMIILVREALEIVYHLLLKYRLVYHQHHVVTTAVSRHDDTTADVVRFSLVAALLHVIMQSFVCTMVLALYRETRNNNRQDIRRNDAAAHND from the exons ATGGACGAGGTCGGTCGGGAGCGCGATCCGACGGGCGCACGTACAGCCCTGAGGATCGTGCGCGAGGCGTTCGCTGAGACACGAGGCAAGCGGTGGCGGCTGCTACTTGTGGCGTTCGTGATGCTTTGCGTCAACTTCGTACTGATGATACTTTGGGTGAAGATGGCCAGCCAGCAGGCGGTCAATCTCGACGCCTTGCGCCCGTTCTATGAAGTAGAGGAGAATTCGACCAAGTCAGCAGCAGCCGGTAGTGGAGAGGGGAAGGAATTAGCGTCGCCTTTGTGGGAACTCGATGTCGCAGGGGAGCTCTTATGGGATGTGTCTACGGTCATGGCAATTTTCCTCTTCTCTAAGGCTATGTTCTTCCTTCAAG GAGGAGGGCAACATAGACGAGGAATTAGAAGCTTATTGAAGGAGTGCCTGAGCGTGGCCGTTGCAATAGTCGTGTGGGAGGTCATGGGGAACTTCGTATTGGGAACCCTGCAAGCAAACGGTTTCCAAGACCTCTCCCGCAAATTCGATGCCGCCTTCGGCTACGGGTATCTGctcaccgccgtcgtcatctcGCAAGAAGACGTCCATAACTTCAGGGCAGTCGAGAGGGCGTGGGAGCTTGCAGGCCAAAAACTCAAGAACGTGTACGTTGTCGGTGTCATGATTATTTTGGTGCGCGAAGCCTTGGAAATCGTCTACCACCTGCTCTTGAAATATCGTCTCGTCTATCATCAGCACCATGTGGTGACTACTGCGGTTTCTCGACATGACGACACGACCGCTGACGTGGTGAGGTTCTCGCTCGTTGCAGCGCTGCTACATGTCATTATGCAGTCATTCGTGTGCACGATGGTCTTGGCGCTTTACAGGGAGACCAGGAACAACAACAGACAGGACATCCGTCGTAACGACGCTGCCGCGCACAATGACTAA